In one Canis lupus dingo isolate Sandy chromosome 16, ASM325472v2, whole genome shotgun sequence genomic region, the following are encoded:
- the CCDC110 gene encoding coiled-coil domain-containing protein 110 isoform X1, translating into MSPEKHHEEEDEVDCVLLSASKILNSSDGVKESGGSEAEYGCMSESENQIQPQSALKALQHQLESFQALRIQTLQNVSMVQSEISEILNKSIIDVENPQFSSEKNLVFGTHIEKALPIKNQEGILSMEKIHHFEESNTTHSTEEKFSSDISQGIDIPSQIHFKDLLTQRTSTDNKASNITMNLSENSDMLKNYNNLYSFLPRAPQNVMSQADTVILDKLKITEPFLKHGFCENLDDICNSIKQMKEELQKSHDRELALTNELQTLKTDTNVPSNDKYDLSPSHKEKINSIKKENIESNLNEDIKSKRISELEALVNKLLPLRETVSKLHVNFCRKCKRLSKSEIHRGKRNEKNSKEIPITCKNITDLKFHSGVPRHTLSFFDPTKYEMKDKETEPLVVKQGPTIFENEKTSKVSSVTEQCVAKIQYLQNYLKESMQVQKKVTELENKNLTLKTKIKPLVFTTQSLIQKIETYEKQLKNLVEEKNAIQSKLIKTEEDGKECLKELKKIISKYNVLVGQNKTLEEKNSQLSLEKQQMIETLDQLKSKEHKTQNDMAIVNNENNRMSIEMESMKTNILLIQDEKEMLEKKTYQLLKERSSVENELKENQLEIMQLKEKERLAKTEQETLLQIIETVKNEKLNLETALQESIAARQMMEREIENIQTYQSTAEENFLKEIKNAKSEASIYKNSLSEMGNECEMLSKMVMEIKTDNQILKEELKKHSKENMKFENSINRLSEDKILLENYVRSIENERDTLEFEMRNLQRDYLNLSEKIRSTQSDLSKMGYISRREKFHFDTYEDASGPRSKPLAPDLKGIPSQLHQLLPSKICK; encoded by the exons ATGAGCCCGG AGAAGCATCACGAGGAAGAGGATGAAGTGGACTGCGTTCTCCTTTCAGCGTCCAAGATCCTAAATTCCTCTGACGGGGTAAAGGAAAGTGGTGGCAGTGAAGCAG AATATGGCTGCATGTCAGAATCAGAAAATCAAATCCAACCACAATCAGCACTGAAA gcCCTTCAGCATCAACTGGAATCATTTCAGGCTCTTCGAATACAGACTTTGCAGAATGTTAGCATG gtacagTCTGAAATCAGTGAAATCTTGAACAAAAGCATTATTGATGTAGAAAACCCACAATTTAGCTCAGAAAAAAATCTAGTATTCGGCACACACATTGAAAAAGCTTTG CCCATAAAGAATCAAGAAGGAATCCTTTCTATGGAGAAAATTCATCATTTTGAGGAGTCTAATACTACTCattcaacagaagaaaaattcagCAGTGATATCTCTCAAGGTATTGATATTCCATCCCAGATACATTTCAAGGACCTATTAACTCAGAGAACTTCAACAGATAATAAAGCTTCAAACATAACTATGAACCTTTCAGAGAATTCTGACATGTTGAAGAATTATAATAACCTTTATAGTTTTCTACCTCGTGCACCCCAAAATGTGATGTCTCAAGCTGATACAGTAATTCTGGATAAACTCAAAATTACTGAGCCTTTCCTCAAGCATGGATTTTGTGAAAATTTAGATGATATCTGCAATTCTATCAAACAAATGAAGGAAGAGTTACAAAAGTCACATGATAGAGAACTGGCACTTACAAATGAACTTCAGACTTTAAAAACTGATACAAATGTCCCAAGCAATGATAAATATGACCTGTCCCCCAGTCACAAGGAAAAAATTAActctattaagaaagaaaatatagaaagtaacttaaatgaagatataaaatcaaagagaatttCAGAATTAGAGGCATTAGTAAACAAATTACTCCCACTCAGGGAAACAGTGTCAAAATTGCATGTGAACTTTTGCAGGAAATGTAAAAGGCTATCTAAGAGTGAAATACACaggggaaagagaaatgagaaaaacagcaaagaaattcCTATCACTTGCAAGAATATTACAGATTTAAAATTCCATTCTGGAGTTCCAAGACATACGCTGTCATTCTTTGACCcaacaaaatatgaaatgaaagacaaagaaacagaaccattGGTAGTAAAACAAGGACcaacaatatttgaaaatgagaaaacatccAAAGTCAGTTCTGTTACTGAGCAGTGTGTTGCAAAAATTCAGTACTTACAGAATTACCTAAAAGAATCTATGCAGGTACAGAAAAAAGTCACAGAACTAGAGAATAAAAATCTAACccttaaaaccaaaataaaacctcTTGTCTTTACTACCCAATCTCTGATACAGAAAATTGAAACCTATGAAAAGCAACTTAAGAATTTGGTTGAAGAAAAGAATGCTATTCAGTCCAAGTTAATTAAAACAGAAGAAGATGGTAAAGAATgtcttaaagaattaaaaaaaataattagcaaataTAATGTTCTTGTAGGACAAAATAAAActctagaggaaaaaaacagtCAACTTTCTTTGGAGAAGCAACAAATGATAGAAACATTAGATCAACTAAAAAGTAAGGAACACAAAACTCAAAATGATATGGCCATTgtcaataatgaaaataatcgaatgagtatagaaatggaatcaatgaaaacaaatattctattgatacaagatgaaaaggaaatgctagagaaaaaaacataccAGCTTCTAAAGGAAAGAAGCTCAGTTGAAAATGAACTGAAGGAAAACCAACTAGAGATAATGcaactaaaagagaaagaaaggttgGCAAAAACTGAACAAGAGACACTTCTTCAAATAATAGaaacagttaaaaatgaaaaacttaatcTTGAAACAGCATTACAAGAATCTATTGCTGCTAGACAAATGatggaaagagaaattgagaatatTCAAACATACCAATCTACTGCAGAAGagaattttctgaaagaaataaaaaatgcaaaatcagaagcaagtatttataaaaatagtttgtCAGAAATGGGCAATGAATGTGAAATGTTATCAAAAATGGTAATGGAAATCAAAACAGATAATCAGATTCtaaaagaagaactaaaaaaacatagtaaagaaaatatgaaatttgaaaacagCATCAATAGACTTTCAGAAGACAAAATACTTTTAGAAAACTATGTAAGAAGTATAGAAAATGAAAGGGATACCTTAGAATTTGAGATGCGGAATCTTCAAAGAGATTATTTAAACCTAAGTGAAAAAATACGTAGTACACAGAGTGACCTATCAAAAATGGGTTATAtttcaagaagagagaaattccATTTTGATACTTATGAAGACGCCTCTGGTCCTAGGAGTAAACCTCTCGCTCCTGATTTGAAAG gaatTCCAAGTCAACTGCATCAATTGCTTCCATCTaagatatgtaaataa
- the CCDC110 gene encoding coiled-coil domain-containing protein 110 isoform X2, protein MVQSEISEILNKSIIDVENPQFSSEKNLVFGTHIEKALPIKNQEGILSMEKIHHFEESNTTHSTEEKFSSDISQGIDIPSQIHFKDLLTQRTSTDNKASNITMNLSENSDMLKNYNNLYSFLPRAPQNVMSQADTVILDKLKITEPFLKHGFCENLDDICNSIKQMKEELQKSHDRELALTNELQTLKTDTNVPSNDKYDLSPSHKEKINSIKKENIESNLNEDIKSKRISELEALVNKLLPLRETVSKLHVNFCRKCKRLSKSEIHRGKRNEKNSKEIPITCKNITDLKFHSGVPRHTLSFFDPTKYEMKDKETEPLVVKQGPTIFENEKTSKVSSVTEQCVAKIQYLQNYLKESMQVQKKVTELENKNLTLKTKIKPLVFTTQSLIQKIETYEKQLKNLVEEKNAIQSKLIKTEEDGKECLKELKKIISKYNVLVGQNKTLEEKNSQLSLEKQQMIETLDQLKSKEHKTQNDMAIVNNENNRMSIEMESMKTNILLIQDEKEMLEKKTYQLLKERSSVENELKENQLEIMQLKEKERLAKTEQETLLQIIETVKNEKLNLETALQESIAARQMMEREIENIQTYQSTAEENFLKEIKNAKSEASIYKNSLSEMGNECEMLSKMVMEIKTDNQILKEELKKHSKENMKFENSINRLSEDKILLENYVRSIENERDTLEFEMRNLQRDYLNLSEKIRSTQSDLSKMGYISRREKFHFDTYEDASGPRSKPLAPDLKGIPSQLHQLLPSKICK, encoded by the exons ATG gtacagTCTGAAATCAGTGAAATCTTGAACAAAAGCATTATTGATGTAGAAAACCCACAATTTAGCTCAGAAAAAAATCTAGTATTCGGCACACACATTGAAAAAGCTTTG CCCATAAAGAATCAAGAAGGAATCCTTTCTATGGAGAAAATTCATCATTTTGAGGAGTCTAATACTACTCattcaacagaagaaaaattcagCAGTGATATCTCTCAAGGTATTGATATTCCATCCCAGATACATTTCAAGGACCTATTAACTCAGAGAACTTCAACAGATAATAAAGCTTCAAACATAACTATGAACCTTTCAGAGAATTCTGACATGTTGAAGAATTATAATAACCTTTATAGTTTTCTACCTCGTGCACCCCAAAATGTGATGTCTCAAGCTGATACAGTAATTCTGGATAAACTCAAAATTACTGAGCCTTTCCTCAAGCATGGATTTTGTGAAAATTTAGATGATATCTGCAATTCTATCAAACAAATGAAGGAAGAGTTACAAAAGTCACATGATAGAGAACTGGCACTTACAAATGAACTTCAGACTTTAAAAACTGATACAAATGTCCCAAGCAATGATAAATATGACCTGTCCCCCAGTCACAAGGAAAAAATTAActctattaagaaagaaaatatagaaagtaacttaaatgaagatataaaatcaaagagaatttCAGAATTAGAGGCATTAGTAAACAAATTACTCCCACTCAGGGAAACAGTGTCAAAATTGCATGTGAACTTTTGCAGGAAATGTAAAAGGCTATCTAAGAGTGAAATACACaggggaaagagaaatgagaaaaacagcaaagaaattcCTATCACTTGCAAGAATATTACAGATTTAAAATTCCATTCTGGAGTTCCAAGACATACGCTGTCATTCTTTGACCcaacaaaatatgaaatgaaagacaaagaaacagaaccattGGTAGTAAAACAAGGACcaacaatatttgaaaatgagaaaacatccAAAGTCAGTTCTGTTACTGAGCAGTGTGTTGCAAAAATTCAGTACTTACAGAATTACCTAAAAGAATCTATGCAGGTACAGAAAAAAGTCACAGAACTAGAGAATAAAAATCTAACccttaaaaccaaaataaaacctcTTGTCTTTACTACCCAATCTCTGATACAGAAAATTGAAACCTATGAAAAGCAACTTAAGAATTTGGTTGAAGAAAAGAATGCTATTCAGTCCAAGTTAATTAAAACAGAAGAAGATGGTAAAGAATgtcttaaagaattaaaaaaaataattagcaaataTAATGTTCTTGTAGGACAAAATAAAActctagaggaaaaaaacagtCAACTTTCTTTGGAGAAGCAACAAATGATAGAAACATTAGATCAACTAAAAAGTAAGGAACACAAAACTCAAAATGATATGGCCATTgtcaataatgaaaataatcgaatgagtatagaaatggaatcaatgaaaacaaatattctattgatacaagatgaaaaggaaatgctagagaaaaaaacataccAGCTTCTAAAGGAAAGAAGCTCAGTTGAAAATGAACTGAAGGAAAACCAACTAGAGATAATGcaactaaaagagaaagaaaggttgGCAAAAACTGAACAAGAGACACTTCTTCAAATAATAGaaacagttaaaaatgaaaaacttaatcTTGAAACAGCATTACAAGAATCTATTGCTGCTAGACAAATGatggaaagagaaattgagaatatTCAAACATACCAATCTACTGCAGAAGagaattttctgaaagaaataaaaaatgcaaaatcagaagcaagtatttataaaaatagtttgtCAGAAATGGGCAATGAATGTGAAATGTTATCAAAAATGGTAATGGAAATCAAAACAGATAATCAGATTCtaaaagaagaactaaaaaaacatagtaaagaaaatatgaaatttgaaaacagCATCAATAGACTTTCAGAAGACAAAATACTTTTAGAAAACTATGTAAGAAGTATAGAAAATGAAAGGGATACCTTAGAATTTGAGATGCGGAATCTTCAAAGAGATTATTTAAACCTAAGTGAAAAAATACGTAGTACACAGAGTGACCTATCAAAAATGGGTTATAtttcaagaagagagaaattccATTTTGATACTTATGAAGACGCCTCTGGTCCTAGGAGTAAACCTCTCGCTCCTGATTTGAAAG gaatTCCAAGTCAACTGCATCAATTGCTTCCATCTaagatatgtaaataa